From Acidobacteriota bacterium, a single genomic window includes:
- a CDS encoding 3'-5' exonuclease: MAFTVIYTKPFNRCLRDLLSQGHKKIVQAVRAACTEAGMNGEIRSLPRTKHGETRISNVEKYDLSDGHRLVVQLVDGAAKIRAFLFCGSHDDTDRWLDSHRNYQWVKSRTDGTLEFVQVTEVTEERHVPADRIDLESPEDLLGLPLLRFLSPDERERLNLPLEAQHLAWTVSGSDYERDAEGILTRLDELAGAEKACLVFDLLWHAHAREWSELHRRISVASDDAIVVPPSEVAPSMLAIENSESFITFDDPDEFSHFFADHSMADWMLFLHPEQKKVAERDFRGPARLRGVSGSGKTSVLVHRARYLAKKYNEPILLVTLAGSMRKLLDHLTDDLCGVESSLIQTTTMSRLARQVVQELNPRYITWFSLISPERQERLVSEVVDRVRAHSDVARTPLHSMERGALLGFLRDEIPYVRGRLWSTEFDQYLDAQSFQRRGRGLPLNETARRVILAGIRFYEDQLAAEALFDHEGIVAEALKALDGPRRDFHKVRCVLCDEVQDLSQLEMALIASLPTTTGQAVATAENGLFLAGDGAQTIYKRGFTFRRLGIDVKGRSFSLRKNYRNTHEILKAAFGLVSEYEFADVDEDDIARPSAPELAKRHGSRPIIVRCSSLTEEASAIATRVLSLMAMGHKAGQICIVGANKRTRESVKEALSRLGVEHTDLHQDAYYESDRVKVSTIESAKGHEFGAVFIMGLVEGVLPKADLAEGEIPLEAARLYVAMTRARESLTITYSPSAGSPASRFLLAIQADCDEARFRNGQVVPLESS, encoded by the coding sequence ATGGCATTCACGGTCATCTATACAAAGCCGTTCAACAGATGTCTTCGGGATCTCCTGAGCCAAGGCCACAAGAAGATTGTGCAAGCTGTCCGAGCGGCGTGCACTGAGGCGGGTATGAACGGCGAAATTCGGTCGCTGCCCCGCACTAAGCACGGCGAGACGCGGATCTCTAACGTCGAGAAGTACGACCTGTCCGACGGCCATCGCCTGGTCGTTCAGCTCGTCGATGGCGCGGCCAAGATCCGAGCCTTCCTCTTTTGCGGGTCCCACGATGACACTGATCGGTGGCTGGACTCCCACCGGAACTACCAGTGGGTGAAGAGCAGGACCGATGGCACGCTCGAGTTCGTCCAGGTGACCGAAGTCACGGAGGAGCGACATGTCCCGGCGGATCGCATCGACCTCGAGTCGCCGGAGGACCTCTTGGGGCTCCCACTGCTGCGCTTCTTGTCCCCCGATGAGCGGGAGCGACTGAACCTGCCGCTAGAGGCGCAGCACCTCGCTTGGACCGTCTCTGGAAGCGACTATGAGCGAGACGCTGAGGGTATCCTGACTCGGCTTGACGAGCTCGCTGGCGCGGAGAAGGCTTGCCTAGTCTTCGACCTACTCTGGCATGCCCACGCTCGCGAGTGGTCAGAACTCCATCGACGTATCAGCGTCGCGAGCGACGACGCTATAGTGGTTCCCCCATCCGAAGTCGCACCGTCGATGCTCGCTATCGAGAACAGCGAGTCCTTCATCACCTTCGACGACCCGGACGAGTTCAGCCACTTTTTCGCAGACCACTCGATGGCGGACTGGATGCTGTTCCTGCATCCAGAGCAGAAGAAGGTGGCAGAGAGGGATTTCCGAGGGCCCGCTCGGCTGCGAGGCGTGTCTGGAAGCGGGAAGACATCGGTCTTGGTTCACCGCGCACGCTATCTCGCCAAGAAATACAATGAGCCCATTCTCCTCGTGACTCTTGCGGGGAGTATGCGGAAGTTACTCGACCATCTTACGGATGATCTCTGCGGCGTTGAGAGTAGCCTCATCCAAACGACAACGATGAGCCGCTTGGCGAGGCAGGTCGTCCAGGAGCTTAATCCACGATATATCACGTGGTTCTCCTTGATTAGTCCTGAACGTCAGGAACGTTTGGTCTCTGAGGTAGTCGACCGTGTCCGTGCGCACTCCGACGTGGCTCGAACGCCGTTGCATTCGATGGAGCGGGGTGCACTGTTGGGGTTTTTGCGCGATGAAATACCGTATGTACGGGGGCGACTATGGAGCACAGAATTCGACCAGTATCTCGACGCGCAGTCATTTCAGCGGCGCGGTAGAGGTCTTCCGCTCAATGAGACCGCCCGACGTGTCATCCTTGCCGGCATCCGGTTCTACGAGGACCAGCTCGCTGCCGAGGCCTTGTTTGACCACGAGGGCATCGTTGCCGAAGCCCTGAAAGCGCTCGACGGACCAAGGCGAGACTTCCACAAGGTGCGATGCGTCCTCTGCGATGAAGTCCAGGATCTCTCACAGCTTGAAATGGCACTGATCGCCAGTTTGCCGACCACGACGGGTCAAGCGGTCGCCACAGCAGAGAACGGCCTTTTCTTGGCCGGAGATGGTGCGCAGACGATCTACAAGAGAGGCTTCACCTTTCGTCGCCTCGGCATCGACGTCAAAGGCCGCAGTTTCAGTCTCCGAAAGAACTACCGGAACACACATGAGATCCTGAAGGCCGCTTTCGGTCTCGTGTCGGAATACGAGTTCGCTGACGTTGATGAAGACGACATCGCTAGGCCATCCGCGCCGGAGCTCGCCAAACGGCACGGATCACGACCCATCATCGTGCGCTGCTCGTCACTGACCGAGGAGGCATCCGCGATCGCCACAAGGGTTCTATCTCTCATGGCGATGGGACACAAGGCTGGCCAGATCTGCATCGTCGGAGCGAATAAGAGAACTCGCGAATCAGTGAAGGAAGCGCTTTCGCGTCTAGGTGTGGAGCACACCGATCTACATCAGGATGCCTACTATGAGAGCGACCGAGTCAAGGTGAGCACGATCGAATCAGCGAAGGGCCACGAGTTCGGAGCCGTCTTTATCATGGGCCTCGTTGAGGGCGTGTTGCCCAAGGCGGATCTCGCCGAAGGGGAGATCCCACTAGAAGCGGCGCGACTCTATGTGGCGATGACACGGGCGCGTGAGAGCCTAACGATCACGTATAGCCCCTCGGCAGGCTCTCCCGCCTCTCGTTTTCTGCTGGCGATTCAAGCTGATTGCGATGAGGCGCGCTTCCGCAACGGCCAGGTGGTGCCACTGGAGTCCTCCTGA
- a CDS encoding sigma-70 family RNA polymerase sigma factor has protein sequence MMEAISLVGQSSGRAGILMNSSEELIARARGGDDEAFRLIFGRYGRPIISFIYDMVGRRDLAEELTQETFVRAYKNLRALRDDSKLSTWLFGIAKNVARESLRYKHRETDKVGIDDDRVIELSDGKLPPDRQLLDKELNGVIQTALGALDEDKRLVFTLKIFQQRSYEEIAEITGSSIPKLKTDLHRARAEMRRRIRPYLGAGYEV, from the coding sequence ATGATGGAGGCCATCAGCCTGGTGGGCCAGTCGAGCGGACGCGCCGGGATCTTGATGAACAGTTCGGAAGAACTCATAGCGCGCGCCCGTGGCGGCGACGACGAGGCTTTTCGTCTGATCTTCGGCCGCTATGGGAGACCTATCATCAGCTTCATTTATGATATGGTCGGCCGCCGCGATCTGGCCGAAGAGCTGACGCAGGAGACTTTTGTGCGCGCGTACAAGAATCTCAGAGCGCTTAGGGACGACTCGAAACTCTCGACCTGGCTGTTCGGAATTGCCAAGAACGTTGCGCGCGAATCCCTGCGCTACAAACATAGAGAGACGGACAAGGTAGGAATCGACGACGATCGAGTTATCGAGCTGAGCGACGGGAAGCTGCCGCCCGACCGCCAGTTGTTGGACAAGGAGCTGAACGGCGTCATCCAAACCGCGCTGGGAGCGTTGGACGAAGACAAGCGGCTGGTCTTCACCTTGAAAATATTTCAGCAGCGAAGTTATGAAGAGATCGCGGAGATCACCGGGTCTTCGATTCCAAAGCTGAAGACCGATCTGCACCGCGCGAGGGCCGAGATGCGACGCCGCATCCGGCCTTATCTGGGAGCTGGCTATGAAGTGTGA
- a CDS encoding clan AA aspartic protease: MGLIYADIELANARNGSLKSMAVRALVDTGAMTLCIPEHVAIQLQLQEIEKREVTTADERSHVVPYVGPVQIKFANRTCFTGALVIGESVLMGAVPMEDMDLVISRSGQTITVNPKSPNIPSAVVK; encoded by the coding sequence ATGGGTTTGATCTATGCAGACATAGAATTGGCCAATGCAAGGAATGGCTCACTCAAATCTATGGCGGTCAGGGCGCTGGTGGACACAGGCGCTATGACGCTCTGCATTCCGGAGCACGTCGCGATCCAGTTGCAGCTACAGGAAATCGAGAAGCGGGAAGTCACTACAGCGGACGAACGTTCTCATGTGGTTCCATACGTTGGGCCGGTTCAGATCAAGTTTGCGAATCGCACGTGCTTCACAGGCGCTCTGGTGATCGGGGAGTCCGTGCTAATGGGTGCCGTTCCGATGGAAGACATGGACCTGGTTATCTCTCGCTCGGGGCAAACCATTACGGTGAATCCAAAGAGTCCTAATATTCCCTCAGCCGTGGTGAAGTGA
- a CDS encoding nucleotidyl transferase AbiEii/AbiGii toxin family protein, giving the protein MSPAKPKNLAASVRQRLVNLSQQRGEEFQFILSEYAIERLLYRISRSKHSERFVLKGAKLFNLWAAHPHRATWDLDLLSKGEDSVEKLGQTFREICETPVEDDGLIFDPASIRGEEIRAAEEYQGVRLKMIARLARARIPVQVDIGFGDVVTPAPAIHVYPTLLAFPAPEILTYSRETVVAEKLEAMLSLGAINSRIKDFFDIRELALMFEFDGTVLTRAVKETFRRRRTEIPKETPIALSEEFIDQPGRQAQWKAFVRKGRLSRETDTLDVVIPRLREFLAPVLAAAAENKELEAIWKPGGPWQSSRKKV; this is encoded by the coding sequence ATGAGTCCCGCCAAACCAAAGAACCTCGCTGCGTCAGTCAGGCAAAGGCTGGTAAATCTCTCTCAGCAGCGGGGGGAAGAGTTTCAATTCATTCTGAGCGAGTACGCGATCGAGAGATTGCTCTACCGCATCAGTCGTTCAAAGCACAGTGAGCGGTTCGTGCTGAAGGGAGCAAAGCTTTTCAACCTTTGGGCAGCCCATCCTCATCGAGCAACGTGGGATTTGGACTTGCTCAGCAAGGGAGAGGACTCGGTTGAGAAGCTTGGCCAGACCTTCCGCGAGATTTGCGAGACGCCGGTCGAGGACGATGGTCTGATCTTCGATCCAGCTTCGATTCGAGGTGAAGAGATTCGAGCTGCCGAGGAGTATCAGGGCGTTCGCCTCAAAATGATTGCGCGCCTGGCACGCGCTCGGATTCCGGTTCAGGTGGACATCGGATTTGGCGATGTGGTAACACCTGCACCCGCGATTCATGTCTATCCTACACTGCTGGCTTTCCCGGCGCCGGAGATCCTGACATATTCCCGCGAGACTGTCGTGGCTGAGAAACTGGAAGCGATGCTGAGCCTTGGTGCGATCAACAGCCGCATCAAGGATTTCTTCGACATCCGTGAATTGGCTCTCATGTTTGAGTTCGATGGCACTGTGCTTACCCGCGCCGTCAAAGAGACATTTCGCCGGCGGCGTACTGAGATTCCCAAAGAGACGCCTATAGCTCTGAGCGAAGAGTTCATAGATCAACCAGGACGTCAGGCGCAATGGAAAGCGTTTGTGCGCAAGGGTCGCCTTTCACGCGAGACGGACACACTCGATGTTGTGATTCCAAGACTGCGAGAGTTCCTGGCGCCGGTGCTGGCCGCTGCTGCGGAGAACAAGGAGCTCGAAGCGATCTGGAAGCCGGGCGGTCCGTGGCAGTCATCCCGCAAGAAGGTGTGA
- a CDS encoding class I SAM-dependent methyltransferase → MTTEPIEDALTFRAAFFDERHETAFRLFNGFTEGNPDLVIDLYARTLVIHNYADNPEQGFASVRAAQRLLPARLPWIQAVVVKTRNSQDPQQKRGSVVYGETADRKILENGIWYAIDPMINRDASLYLDTRNVRLWASRRLKDKSVLNTFAYTGSLGVAAQAGGAARVVHLELNRRFLNVAKTSYTLNGFPINKSDFQAGDFWPQINRLKAAEERFDCVFLDPPIYSATAKGVVDLAQSYTRLINKVRPLIKHDGYLVAINNALFFSGAAYLKEIESVCADGYLTLEELIPVPADLIGEPQAPRVASVTDPAPFNHSTKIVVLKVRRKG, encoded by the coding sequence ATGACAACAGAACCGATTGAAGATGCTCTTACTTTCCGCGCTGCATTTTTTGATGAGCGGCACGAAACTGCGTTTCGACTCTTCAATGGTTTCACCGAAGGCAATCCCGACCTTGTGATAGACCTTTACGCCAGGACGCTCGTCATCCATAACTACGCCGATAACCCTGAGCAGGGGTTTGCCTCGGTGCGCGCCGCTCAGCGGTTGCTGCCGGCGCGATTGCCCTGGATCCAGGCGGTTGTGGTGAAGACGCGCAACAGCCAGGACCCCCAGCAAAAGCGCGGCAGCGTTGTCTACGGAGAGACAGCGGATCGGAAGATACTCGAGAACGGCATCTGGTACGCAATTGATCCGATGATCAATCGTGATGCAAGCTTGTATCTGGATACGCGCAACGTTCGGCTTTGGGCTAGCCGACGTCTCAAAGATAAATCCGTACTCAACACATTTGCTTATACCGGTAGTCTGGGCGTTGCAGCACAGGCGGGCGGGGCTGCGCGAGTAGTCCATTTGGAATTGAATCGCAGGTTTTTGAACGTCGCAAAGACTTCCTACACGCTGAACGGTTTTCCAATCAACAAAAGCGATTTTCAGGCTGGAGATTTCTGGCCGCAGATCAATCGTCTCAAGGCCGCGGAGGAGCGCTTCGATTGCGTCTTTCTGGACCCACCAATTTATTCCGCAACCGCCAAGGGCGTCGTAGACCTGGCGCAGAGCTACACACGACTGATTAACAAGGTGCGTCCCTTAATCAAGCACGACGGATATCTGGTAGCGATCAACAACGCGCTCTTCTTCTCGGGCGCGGCGTACCTAAAGGAAATCGAATCGGTGTGCGCCGATGGATACTTAACCCTTGAAGAGCTGATTCCTGTTCCGGCAGATCTTATAGGCGAACCACAGGCGCCACGCGTTGCGTCAGTAACCGATCCAGCGCCGTTCAATCACTCAACAAAAATCGTCGTGCTTAAGGTTCGCCGCAAAGGCTGA
- a CDS encoding BrnA antitoxin family protein, protein MKAEYDFSKGKRGPLIAQTGKTRITIYIDNAVLDEFRARAEQAGTGYQTMMNKALKAYLEKSEPPVTETVLRQIIREELPAVSRLTTRSTARDKKRRSG, encoded by the coding sequence ATGAAGGCTGAATACGACTTTTCGAAGGGCAAGCGAGGACCGCTAATCGCCCAGACGGGCAAGACGCGCATAACTATTTATATCGATAACGCGGTGCTCGACGAGTTCCGCGCCCGTGCGGAGCAAGCGGGCACCGGTTATCAAACAATGATGAATAAGGCGCTCAAGGCCTACTTGGAAAAGAGTGAGCCTCCGGTGACGGAGACGGTGTTGCGCCAGATAATCCGAGAGGAGCTACCGGCGGTCTCGCGGTTAACTACACGCTCAACCGCGCGCGACAAAAAACGCCGCTCCGGTTAG
- a CDS encoding DUF5916 domain-containing protein, whose protein sequence is MKLGALAFALFLSSLTASAQSAQPAIKSPDHGKDTSKPSASSSKVTLPPEKTQPVNLPRFEKPPVIDGNLDDEAWKTGAVLGDFYQTQPGDNIAPSYPTQVLLGYDSKNLYIAFRVKDDPGKVRATVAKRDEIWDDDTVHVVLDTYNDKRKAYILAFNPFGIQADGIFTEGEGDDFSLDIVMESKGALTEDGYVVEVAVPFKSLRYEAGKGKLWGFNAVRRIRRLDNENDSWMPVSRDKSGVLNQQGQVTGLEGIATERTLEIIPTFTLSESGRRVRTLSVAAVNADPTLQDPGRFINKPVKADAGLNVKLGLTPTVTLDFTANPDFAQVEADQPVLVANQRFPIFFSEKRPFFLEGADIFQTPLQAVHTRAIIDPDYAVKLSGKLGRNSFGLLLASDNAPGDFTEEERSDPDIAADISRFFDKNAYVGVVRFKRDVGKENVLGLIATSYDFIEKHNKLAGLDGRFRLDQKTTFTFQILGTTSRRFFFTPELNDDVYRTGNAVGYSWNYDRTGRNFGYTFQGQGRTRDYRSDVGFVRRTNTNSQGSFFRYSTDPKPKAKLISRRMIAGLETNFDWQGRMQYFGGFANVGFDLTKQTFFNIGYSEFYERLFEEEFGAKRTSAQPGAFFGSDSERSTRGRAVSGFFGTNFSKKFSGFLFAGHRWSVFDFDFGAGPRFPRVSPAALADPDAPLDPGEANTFDLGVSVVYKPIAALRASVDYNRNRFTRNETGRLVFVDNIYSFKATYQFTRFLFARARVDYDSLASSLRGQYLFGWTPNPGTSFYVGYNDDLNHNGFSPFTSQLEPGFRRNGRTFFIKTSYLFRRSI, encoded by the coding sequence ATGAAACTCGGAGCGCTGGCTTTCGCTCTCTTTTTGAGTTCTCTCACGGCAAGCGCGCAAAGCGCGCAGCCCGCGATTAAGTCACCTGACCACGGCAAAGATACATCGAAGCCGAGCGCTTCATCTTCAAAGGTTACTCTACCTCCTGAAAAAACTCAGCCGGTCAACTTGCCGCGATTCGAAAAGCCACCGGTGATCGATGGCAACCTCGACGACGAAGCATGGAAGACTGGGGCGGTGCTCGGCGACTTCTATCAGACCCAGCCTGGCGACAACATCGCTCCTTCATATCCAACCCAGGTGTTACTGGGCTACGACAGCAAGAATCTGTACATCGCGTTTCGAGTAAAAGACGATCCCGGCAAGGTGCGCGCCACCGTCGCCAAGCGCGACGAGATATGGGACGACGACACGGTACACGTAGTTCTCGACACGTACAACGACAAGCGCAAGGCCTACATACTCGCTTTTAATCCATTTGGAATTCAAGCCGATGGGATCTTCACAGAAGGCGAAGGCGACGACTTCAGCCTGGATATTGTGATGGAGTCGAAGGGCGCGCTGACCGAAGACGGCTATGTCGTCGAGGTCGCGGTGCCTTTCAAGTCGCTTCGCTACGAAGCCGGCAAAGGAAAGCTCTGGGGCTTCAACGCGGTTCGCCGAATAAGGCGGCTCGACAACGAAAACGACTCGTGGATGCCGGTTTCACGAGACAAATCGGGCGTGCTGAATCAGCAGGGCCAGGTGACCGGGCTGGAAGGCATCGCGACCGAGCGGACGCTTGAAATCATTCCGACGTTCACGTTATCGGAGAGCGGGAGGCGAGTCCGAACGTTGTCTGTTGCCGCGGTTAATGCCGATCCGACTTTGCAGGATCCAGGCCGCTTTATCAACAAACCGGTCAAGGCAGATGCAGGGTTGAATGTTAAGTTAGGCCTCACTCCAACAGTCACGCTGGACTTCACCGCGAACCCCGACTTCGCTCAAGTGGAAGCTGATCAGCCGGTCTTAGTAGCCAACCAGCGATTCCCGATTTTCTTTTCCGAGAAGCGGCCGTTCTTCTTGGAAGGCGCGGACATTTTTCAGACTCCGCTTCAAGCGGTCCACACCCGCGCGATCATCGACCCGGACTACGCGGTTAAGCTGAGCGGCAAGCTGGGGCGAAACTCATTCGGACTGCTGCTTGCGTCGGACAACGCGCCCGGCGACTTCACCGAAGAGGAGAGGAGCGATCCGGACATAGCTGCTGACATATCGAGGTTCTTCGACAAGAATGCGTATGTGGGCGTGGTTCGCTTCAAGCGCGATGTCGGCAAAGAGAATGTTCTGGGCCTCATCGCGACCAGCTATGACTTCATCGAAAAGCACAACAAGCTCGCGGGACTCGATGGGCGGTTTCGGCTCGATCAAAAGACCACGTTCACATTCCAGATACTCGGTACAACGTCTCGACGGTTCTTCTTCACTCCCGAACTCAACGACGATGTCTATCGGACGGGAAACGCGGTGGGTTATTCCTGGAACTACGATAGGACGGGACGAAACTTCGGATACACGTTTCAGGGACAGGGCCGCACGCGCGACTATCGCTCTGACGTGGGCTTCGTCAGGCGCACGAATACGAATTCTCAGGGCAGTTTCTTTCGCTACAGCACTGACCCTAAGCCCAAGGCCAAGCTTATATCCAGGAGGATGATCGCAGGCCTCGAGACGAACTTCGACTGGCAAGGAAGGATGCAGTATTTCGGCGGGTTCGCGAATGTCGGCTTCGACCTTACGAAGCAGACGTTTTTCAACATCGGTTACAGCGAATTCTACGAGCGGCTTTTCGAGGAGGAATTCGGCGCGAAGCGAACTTCAGCACAACCAGGAGCCTTCTTCGGGAGCGACTCTGAGCGCTCGACACGCGGCAGAGCGGTGAGCGGTTTCTTTGGCACTAACTTCTCAAAAAAGTTTTCGGGATTCTTATTCGCCGGCCATAGGTGGAGCGTGTTCGACTTCGACTTCGGCGCCGGTCCGCGCTTCCCGCGCGTTAGCCCGGCAGCGCTCGCCGATCCCGACGCTCCGCTCGATCCGGGCGAGGCAAACACGTTCGACCTGGGAGTGAGCGTTGTATACAAGCCCATTGCGGCGCTGCGGGCTTCGGTCGATTACAACAGGAACCGCTTCACACGCAACGAAACGGGACGGTTGGTCTTCGTAGACAACATCTACTCATTCAAGGCGACGTATCAGTTCACTCGCTTCCTGTTCGCCCGCGCGAGAGTCGACTATGACTCGCTGGCATCCAGTCTGCGGGGCCAATATCTGTTCGGCTGGACGCCGAATCCGGGTACATCGTTCTACGTTGGCTACAATGACGACTTGAACCACAACGGATTCAGTCCGTTCACGAGTCAACTCGAGCCCGGCTTTCGGCGGAATGGCCGGACGTTTTTTATCAAGACGTCCTACCTGTTCCGGCGCAGCATTTGA
- a CDS encoding DUF2281 domain-containing protein, whose product MENTDNLTEKLKRLPDEHQHEIADFVDFLLSRIPETPDAARVLRETAGIWKGEADGIVYENALREQWKRRR is encoded by the coding sequence ATGGAGAACACGGACAACCTGACTGAAAAACTGAAGAGACTGCCGGACGAGCATCAGCACGAAATAGCCGACTTCGTTGATTTCTTACTGTCGCGAATCCCGGAGACGCCTGACGCAGCACGAGTGTTGCGCGAGACAGCCGGCATATGGAAAGGCGAGGCCGATGGCATCGTCTATGAGAATGCCTTGCGTGAGCAATGGAAGCGGCGACGCTGA
- a CDS encoding DUF4097 family beta strand repeat-containing protein, producing the protein MCKRTLTSFLLLMLILGVPAALGQVTPSVAPQFAQTPKPPNPPKTVKPEKAPAATPAPRDEAGEPIQVAPVNVKLARGGKVAISSRSGRIAVSGWDRDVVQATATGDNGPVPIETQTTGDQSHPRLLLIVPSGLARRISRDARLDVKVPRYADLETLEGYRGDIEVSDVDGATLIGAGNGDVTISRVGSLKVSRRSGDVRVREVKGDLTARSFNGDVVVEGVTGMVDIAATNGDLRVNNAGGDVRANSATGDIVLRCAKGRVEAASASGSITLIGVGGDAEASTASGEVIFRGAIRPGGNYRLKSLSGQVVMTIQPDVPGFAATLTTYSGDIDTEFPLKVESPIQGGPINRRIIGVFGNGQAKLSLDSFSGTVKIAKGTAASLKDCK; encoded by the coding sequence ATGTGCAAGAGAACGCTAACATCTTTCTTATTGTTGATGCTCATCCTCGGCGTGCCCGCGGCGCTTGGACAAGTGACACCCTCGGTTGCGCCACAGTTTGCGCAGACGCCGAAGCCTCCAAACCCGCCTAAGACGGTAAAGCCGGAAAAGGCTCCTGCAGCCACTCCTGCGCCACGCGACGAAGCGGGCGAGCCGATCCAGGTTGCGCCGGTCAACGTGAAGCTTGCGCGCGGGGGCAAGGTTGCGATCAGCAGCAGGTCGGGCCGGATTGCCGTCAGCGGTTGGGACCGCGATGTCGTTCAAGCAACGGCGACCGGGGATAACGGGCCGGTGCCAATTGAGACCCAGACGACCGGCGATCAGTCTCATCCGCGACTATTGTTGATAGTGCCGTCAGGTTTAGCTCGTCGAATTTCCAGAGACGCCAGGCTTGATGTGAAAGTTCCGCGCTACGCCGATCTGGAAACGCTCGAGGGCTACCGAGGCGACATAGAAGTTTCGGACGTTGACGGCGCCACGCTCATCGGCGCGGGCAACGGCGACGTCACGATCTCGCGCGTCGGTTCGCTCAAGGTGAGTCGGCGTAGCGGAGATGTCAGGGTGAGGGAAGTAAAGGGCGACCTCACCGCGCGCAGCTTCAACGGCGACGTGGTCGTAGAAGGCGTGACCGGTATGGTTGACATAGCTGCTACCAACGGCGACCTTAGGGTCAACAATGCAGGCGGCGACGTGCGAGCGAACTCAGCCACCGGCGACATTGTGCTTCGCTGCGCCAAAGGACGAGTCGAAGCGGCCAGCGCGAGCGGCTCGATAACGTTGATTGGAGTCGGCGGCGACGCGGAGGCGTCTACGGCAAGCGGCGAGGTGATTTTCAGGGGCGCGATTCGCCCAGGCGGGAATTATCGGCTCAAGTCGCTATCAGGCCAGGTGGTGATGACTATACAACCCGATGTGCCGGGCTTCGCGGCGACTCTCACAACCTACAGCGGCGATATCGATACGGAGTTTCCTCTCAAAGTTGAATCTCCGATTCAAGGCGGACCAATCAACCGCCGGATAATCGGGGTATTCGGAAACGGGCAGGCAAAGCTCTCGCTTGATTCATTCAGCGGAACCGTGAAGATCGCCAAAGGTACCGCCGCGTCGTTAAAAGATTGTAAGTAG
- a CDS encoding type II toxin-antitoxin system VapC family toxin encodes MDWLVDTNILIDHLRGVSKATTFLRQARGAGTLWISAVTVAEVYAGQRTRQAKQAANVSRLLNLFRIAYVDGVVAKLGGEIARDCGTALPDALIAATAVRKGLVLATRNMSHFQHIPDLDVRAPY; translated from the coding sequence ATGGACTGGTTAGTCGACACCAACATTCTGATCGATCATCTTCGCGGTGTCAGCAAAGCAACTACATTCTTGCGACAAGCTCGCGGTGCCGGAACGTTATGGATTTCAGCGGTCACTGTCGCCGAGGTCTACGCTGGCCAAAGAACACGACAGGCGAAGCAGGCCGCAAACGTCAGCCGTCTTCTCAACCTGTTTCGAATCGCATACGTCGATGGGGTTGTCGCGAAGCTTGGAGGCGAGATAGCTCGCGATTGCGGGACAGCGCTACCTGATGCTTTGATCGCGGCAACGGCAGTCCGCAAAGGTTTGGTGCTTGCGACGCGCAACATGTCCCACTTCCAACACATTCCCGACCTCGACGTTCGAGCGCCATATTGA
- a CDS encoding type IV toxin-antitoxin system AbiEi family antitoxin domain-containing protein, with amino-acid sequence MSAQPQTKKLLDLVRKAGVLRSHELESHGIPRVYLKRLVDAGQLQRIGRGLYALADADLGEKHNLAQAGKRVPHGVICLLSALRFHGLTTQNPFEVWIAIDQKARRPAVSYPPLRIIHLSGKAFSSGIEAHRIEGINVRVYSAAKSVADCFKFRNKIGTDVALEALRDYRRKYRSGMDELLRYAKLARVTRVMQPYLESLG; translated from the coding sequence ATGAGCGCGCAGCCTCAAACAAAGAAACTCCTCGACCTGGTTCGCAAGGCGGGCGTCCTTCGGTCCCACGAGCTTGAGAGTCACGGAATCCCGCGTGTGTATCTGAAGCGCCTCGTAGACGCCGGACAGCTTCAGCGCATAGGTCGCGGACTCTACGCCCTTGCAGACGCGGACCTGGGAGAGAAACACAACCTCGCGCAGGCCGGCAAACGCGTTCCGCACGGCGTTATCTGTCTTCTGTCGGCGCTTCGGTTCCACGGGCTCACGACCCAGAACCCGTTTGAAGTCTGGATTGCGATTGACCAAAAAGCCCGGCGACCCGCCGTGTCCTATCCACCGCTGCGAATCATCCATCTGTCGGGCAAAGCATTCAGCAGTGGGATCGAGGCTCATCGCATCGAAGGTATCAATGTGCGCGTCTACAGCGCAGCCAAGAGCGTCGCCGACTGTTTCAAGTTCCGAAACAAGATAGGCACCGATGTAGCGCTGGAAGCACTGCGCGACTACCGGCGGAAATATCGCTCAGGCATGGATGAACTGTTGCGCTACGCGAAGCTTGCCCGCGTGACGCGAGTGATGCAGCCATATCTGGAGTCTCTCGGATGA